One Malus domestica chromosome 11, GDT2T_hap1 genomic region harbors:
- the LOC139189315 gene encoding putative disease resistance RPP13-like protein 1 isoform X2, whose protein sequence is MALTVVGGAALSGFFQQVFVKLDSQEVRNFIRGKKLTDGLLKKLRIKLMSVNAVYDDAEQKQLRNPHVRLWLHELKEAVLDAEDLLDEIKTEALRRKIEAEFGSSTSKVKDLISASFHAFDESVDSKIEEILERLSFIVEQKDALDLKRGRRHKISQTLLSTSLVEGSDVYGRDREKETIIQLLLSNDVTCSKIGIIPIVGMGGIGKTTLAQLLYNDDRVQQHFELQAWVCVSDEFDVVKITQTIYASVTSRTCDTTDLNQLQVKLKDALAGKKFLFVLDDVWNENYNIWESLRRPFESGAHGSKIIVTARNGGVASTMGTLQTHYLKHLLEEDCWSLFAKHAFKDASVIVDPNLEVIGRQIVSKCKGLPLAAKSLGGLLRSESNVEEWENVLKSDIWELSDAKIDILPALWLSYQYLSPELKRCFAYCSTFPKDYLFDKSKLILLWMAEDLIQPQKKTRLEDVGKKYFDDLISRSFFQYSSSNDCFIMHDLMHDLATYVSGEFCIRLEDHNFSLDVVSKGRHFSYMQYSSNVDYERFDNIYEAKYLRTFILGNHFPSPKVRLDLLLVLHCLRVLKLRGHDITELPDSISNLKHLRYLDLWFTPIQKLPDTVCSLYNLQTLLLSNCIYLAELPTDLRRLINLRHLDFRGTKLKMMPPHMGKLKDLQTFEGEFVLSKDAGGNIDELKGFQHLSGNLHVSGLQNIKRAEDALEAKLRDKKLSDIRLKWEGDTIDSENDSRVLGNLQPNTNLKVLVIEGYGGTKFPGWLGDESFSNLVTIRLETCGYCFSLPALGQLPSLKRLEIYGLNGVESVGSEFYGGIKPAFKSLEFLNFCSMPEWQEWCFPGGEEEEGGHFPNLCELSLENCPKLTGKIPLYYFPRLERVRLEEVNIESLACSQECNKFNIELPSLRELEISECPNLVCFVGGGVLLAPNLEEITICHFKNLWSVPEDKGVPRICGFPPWRTASAQLGGDGNQRM, encoded by the exons ATGGCGTTGACGGTGGTAGGTGGAGCCGCTCTCTCGGGTTTCTTCCAGCAAGTATTTGTGAAGTTGGATTCTCAGGAGGTCAGGAACTTCATCAGAGGAAAGAAACTGACTGATGGGTTGCTTAAGAAGTTGAGGATCAAGTTGATGTCTGTCAATGCTGTTTATGATGATGCCGAGCAAAAGCAATTACGTAACCCACATGTGAGGCTGTGGCTGCACGAGCTTAAAGAGGCCGTCCTTGATGCTGAGGACCTACTGGACGAGATCAAGACAGAAGCGTTGAGGCGGAAAATTGAAGCTGAATTTGGAAGTAGCACAAGCAAGGTAAAAGACCTCATCTCTGCTTCTTTCCATGCTTTTGATGAGTCTGTAGACAGCAAGATAGAGGAAATTCTTGAGAGGCTAAGCTTCATTGTAGAACAAAAAGATGCCCTTGATTTGAAAAGAGGTAGGAGACACAAAATCTCACAAACATTGCTTTCAACTTCTTTAGTAGAAGGCTCTGATGTGTATGGAAGAGATCGTGAGAAGGAAACCATCATTCAACTATTGTTATCAAATGATGTCACTTGTAGTAAGATTGGCATTATTCCCATTGTGGGCATGGGTGGGATCGGAAAGACCACCCTTGCTCAGCTCTTATACAATGATGATAGAGTGCAGCAGCATTTTGAGCTCCAGGCATGGGTTTGTGTTTCTGATGAATTTGACGTTGTTAAGATCACACAAACAATTTATGCATCAGTCACTTCACGAACCTGTGATACCACAGACCTAAACCAACTTCAAGTCAAACTCAAAGATGCTTTGGCGGGGAAGaagtttctttttgttcttgatGACGTTTGGAACGAGAATTACAATATTTGGGAATCCTTAAGGCGCCCCTTTGAGTCTGGAGCTCATGGAAGTAAGATCATTGTCACCGCAAGGAATGGTGGTGTTGCATCTACGATGGGTACTCTTCAAACTCACTATTTAAAGCACTTACTTGAGGAAGACTGTTGGTCTTTATTTGCAAAACATGCCTTCAAAGATGCAAGTGTTATTGTAGATCCAAATCTGGAGGTAATTGGAAGACAAATTGTGAGCAAGTGTAAAGGCCTTCCTTTAGCAGCAAAATCGCTCGGTGGTCTCTTACGCTCTGAATCAAATGTGGAGGAATGGGAAAATGTGCTCAAAAGTGACATATGGGAGTTGTCAGATGCAAAGATTGACATTTTGCCGGCTCTATGGCTAAGCTACCAGTACTTGTCTCCAGAGCTGAAGCGTTGTTTTGCTTATTGTTCGACATTTCCCAAAGATTATTTATTTGACAAGTCTAAATTAATTTTGTTGTGGATGGCCGAAGATCTTATACAACCCCAAAAGAAGACTAGGTTGGAAGATGTTGGAAAGAAATACTTTGATGATCTAATCTCACGGTCATTTTTTCAATACTCGTCTTCAAATGATTGTTTCATCATGCATGATCTGATGCATGATTTGGCGACTTACGTATCTGGAGAATTTTGCATTAGATTGGAAGACCACAACTTCTCATTGGACGTTGTGAGCAAGGGTCGTCATTTTTCTTATATGCAATATTCATCTAATGTTGATTATGAGAGATTTGACAATATTTATGAAGCTAAGTATCTGCGCACCTTCATTCTTGGCAATCACTTTCCATCGCCAAAAGTACGACTTGATCTCCTTTTAGTGCTACATTGTTTAAGAGTTCTCAAACTACGTGGGCATGATATCACGGAGTTGCCTGATTCGATTAGCAACTTGAAGCATCTACGGTACCTTGACTTGTGGTTCACTCCAATCCAGAAATTACCTGACACCGTATGCAGTTTGTATAATTTACAAACGttgttgttgtcaaattgtataTATCTAGCTGAGTTGCCCACTGATTTGAGAAGACTTATCAACTTGCGCCATCTTGATTTCAGaggtacaaaattaaaaatgatgcCCCCCCACATGGGCAAGTTGAAAGATCTCCAAACATTTGAAGGTGAGTTTGTCTTGAGCAAAGATGCCGGGGGAAACATTGATGAGTTAAAGGGGTTTCAGCATTTGAGTGGAAATCTTCATGTGTCAGGGCTTCAAAATATCAAACGTGCTGAGGATGCTTTGGAGGCCAAACTGAGGGACAAGAAGCTTAGTGACATACGTTTGAAATGGGAAGGTGACACTATCGATTCTGAAAACGATAGCCGAGTGCTGGGCAACCTGCAACCCAATACAAACCTAAAAGTACTGGTTATAGAAGGATACGGAGGTACAAAGTTTCCAGGTTGGTTAGGAGATGAGTCTTTCTCTAACCTCGTCACTATCCGACTTGAGACTTGTGGATATTGTTTCTCCTTGCCAGCATTGGGGCAGTTACCCTCCCTCAAAAGGCTTGAAATTTATGGGTTAAATGGAGTGGAATCAGTGGGGTCTGAGTTTTATGGGGGAATTAAACCTGCATTTAAATCTCTAGAGTTTCTGAATTTCTGCAGTATGCCGGAATGGCAAGAGTGGTGTTTCCCTGgaggtgaagaagaagaaggcggacaTTTTCCTAATCTTTGTGAGCTTAGTCTGGAGAACTGTCCCAAACTAACGGGGAAAATACCGTTATACTACTTCCCAAGACTTGAGCGCGTACGTTTGGAGGAAGTTAATATCGAATCCCTTGCTTGTTCGCAAGAATGCAATAAATTCAATATTGAACTCCCATCCCTCCGTGAGTTGGAAATATCAGAATGCCCGAATCTGGTATGTTTTGTGGGTGGTGGAGTGCTGCTTGCGCCCAACTTGGAGGAGATAACTATTTGCCATTTTAAGAACTTGTGGTCAGTGCCCGAAG ATAAAGGAGTGCCCAGAATTTGTGGGTTTCCCCCATGGAGGACTGCAAGCGCCCAACTTGGAGgagatggaaatcaaagaaTGTAA
- the LOC139189315 gene encoding putative disease resistance RPP13-like protein 1 isoform X3, with product MSVNAVYDDAEQKQLRNPHVRLWLHELKEAVLDAEDLLDEIKTEALRRKIEAEFGSSTSKVKDLISASFHAFDESVDSKIEEILERLSFIVEQKDALDLKRGRRHKISQTLLSTSLVEGSDVYGRDREKETIIQLLLSNDVTCSKIGIIPIVGMGGIGKTTLAQLLYNDDRVQQHFELQAWVCVSDEFDVVKITQTIYASVTSRTCDTTDLNQLQVKLKDALAGKKFLFVLDDVWNENYNIWESLRRPFESGAHGSKIIVTARNGGVASTMGTLQTHYLKHLLEEDCWSLFAKHAFKDASVIVDPNLEVIGRQIVSKCKGLPLAAKSLGGLLRSESNVEEWENVLKSDIWELSDAKIDILPALWLSYQYLSPELKRCFAYCSTFPKDYLFDKSKLILLWMAEDLIQPQKKTRLEDVGKKYFDDLISRSFFQYSSSNDCFIMHDLMHDLATYVSGEFCIRLEDHNFSLDVVSKGRHFSYMQYSSNVDYERFDNIYEAKYLRTFILGNHFPSPKVRLDLLLVLHCLRVLKLRGHDITELPDSISNLKHLRYLDLWFTPIQKLPDTVCSLYNLQTLLLSNCIYLAELPTDLRRLINLRHLDFRGTKLKMMPPHMGKLKDLQTFEGEFVLSKDAGGNIDELKGFQHLSGNLHVSGLQNIKRAEDALEAKLRDKKLSDIRLKWEGDTIDSENDSRVLGNLQPNTNLKVLVIEGYGGTKFPGWLGDESFSNLVTIRLETCGYCFSLPALGQLPSLKRLEIYGLNGVESVGSEFYGGIKPAFKSLEFLNFCSMPEWQEWCFPGGEEEEGGHFPNLCELSLENCPKLTGKIPLYYFPRLERVRLEEVNIESLACSQECNKFNIELPSLRELEISECPNLVCFVGGGVLLAPNLEEITICHFKNLWSVPEGMQISLPSLPSLSIVGCKEFKSFPEESNSHPSKF from the coding sequence ATGTCTGTCAATGCTGTTTATGATGATGCCGAGCAAAAGCAATTACGTAACCCACATGTGAGGCTGTGGCTGCACGAGCTTAAAGAGGCCGTCCTTGATGCTGAGGACCTACTGGACGAGATCAAGACAGAAGCGTTGAGGCGGAAAATTGAAGCTGAATTTGGAAGTAGCACAAGCAAGGTAAAAGACCTCATCTCTGCTTCTTTCCATGCTTTTGATGAGTCTGTAGACAGCAAGATAGAGGAAATTCTTGAGAGGCTAAGCTTCATTGTAGAACAAAAAGATGCCCTTGATTTGAAAAGAGGTAGGAGACACAAAATCTCACAAACATTGCTTTCAACTTCTTTAGTAGAAGGCTCTGATGTGTATGGAAGAGATCGTGAGAAGGAAACCATCATTCAACTATTGTTATCAAATGATGTCACTTGTAGTAAGATTGGCATTATTCCCATTGTGGGCATGGGTGGGATCGGAAAGACCACCCTTGCTCAGCTCTTATACAATGATGATAGAGTGCAGCAGCATTTTGAGCTCCAGGCATGGGTTTGTGTTTCTGATGAATTTGACGTTGTTAAGATCACACAAACAATTTATGCATCAGTCACTTCACGAACCTGTGATACCACAGACCTAAACCAACTTCAAGTCAAACTCAAAGATGCTTTGGCGGGGAAGaagtttctttttgttcttgatGACGTTTGGAACGAGAATTACAATATTTGGGAATCCTTAAGGCGCCCCTTTGAGTCTGGAGCTCATGGAAGTAAGATCATTGTCACCGCAAGGAATGGTGGTGTTGCATCTACGATGGGTACTCTTCAAACTCACTATTTAAAGCACTTACTTGAGGAAGACTGTTGGTCTTTATTTGCAAAACATGCCTTCAAAGATGCAAGTGTTATTGTAGATCCAAATCTGGAGGTAATTGGAAGACAAATTGTGAGCAAGTGTAAAGGCCTTCCTTTAGCAGCAAAATCGCTCGGTGGTCTCTTACGCTCTGAATCAAATGTGGAGGAATGGGAAAATGTGCTCAAAAGTGACATATGGGAGTTGTCAGATGCAAAGATTGACATTTTGCCGGCTCTATGGCTAAGCTACCAGTACTTGTCTCCAGAGCTGAAGCGTTGTTTTGCTTATTGTTCGACATTTCCCAAAGATTATTTATTTGACAAGTCTAAATTAATTTTGTTGTGGATGGCCGAAGATCTTATACAACCCCAAAAGAAGACTAGGTTGGAAGATGTTGGAAAGAAATACTTTGATGATCTAATCTCACGGTCATTTTTTCAATACTCGTCTTCAAATGATTGTTTCATCATGCATGATCTGATGCATGATTTGGCGACTTACGTATCTGGAGAATTTTGCATTAGATTGGAAGACCACAACTTCTCATTGGACGTTGTGAGCAAGGGTCGTCATTTTTCTTATATGCAATATTCATCTAATGTTGATTATGAGAGATTTGACAATATTTATGAAGCTAAGTATCTGCGCACCTTCATTCTTGGCAATCACTTTCCATCGCCAAAAGTACGACTTGATCTCCTTTTAGTGCTACATTGTTTAAGAGTTCTCAAACTACGTGGGCATGATATCACGGAGTTGCCTGATTCGATTAGCAACTTGAAGCATCTACGGTACCTTGACTTGTGGTTCACTCCAATCCAGAAATTACCTGACACCGTATGCAGTTTGTATAATTTACAAACGttgttgttgtcaaattgtataTATCTAGCTGAGTTGCCCACTGATTTGAGAAGACTTATCAACTTGCGCCATCTTGATTTCAGaggtacaaaattaaaaatgatgcCCCCCCACATGGGCAAGTTGAAAGATCTCCAAACATTTGAAGGTGAGTTTGTCTTGAGCAAAGATGCCGGGGGAAACATTGATGAGTTAAAGGGGTTTCAGCATTTGAGTGGAAATCTTCATGTGTCAGGGCTTCAAAATATCAAACGTGCTGAGGATGCTTTGGAGGCCAAACTGAGGGACAAGAAGCTTAGTGACATACGTTTGAAATGGGAAGGTGACACTATCGATTCTGAAAACGATAGCCGAGTGCTGGGCAACCTGCAACCCAATACAAACCTAAAAGTACTGGTTATAGAAGGATACGGAGGTACAAAGTTTCCAGGTTGGTTAGGAGATGAGTCTTTCTCTAACCTCGTCACTATCCGACTTGAGACTTGTGGATATTGTTTCTCCTTGCCAGCATTGGGGCAGTTACCCTCCCTCAAAAGGCTTGAAATTTATGGGTTAAATGGAGTGGAATCAGTGGGGTCTGAGTTTTATGGGGGAATTAAACCTGCATTTAAATCTCTAGAGTTTCTGAATTTCTGCAGTATGCCGGAATGGCAAGAGTGGTGTTTCCCTGgaggtgaagaagaagaaggcggacaTTTTCCTAATCTTTGTGAGCTTAGTCTGGAGAACTGTCCCAAACTAACGGGGAAAATACCGTTATACTACTTCCCAAGACTTGAGCGCGTACGTTTGGAGGAAGTTAATATCGAATCCCTTGCTTGTTCGCAAGAATGCAATAAATTCAATATTGAACTCCCATCCCTCCGTGAGTTGGAAATATCAGAATGCCCGAATCTGGTATGTTTTGTGGGTGGTGGAGTGCTGCTTGCGCCCAACTTGGAGGAGATAACTATTTGCCATTTTAAGAACTTGTGGTCAGTGCCCGAAGGTATGCAAATCTCGCTCCCATCTCTTCCGTCTCTGTCCATAGTAGGGTGTAAAGAATTTAAATCATTTCCGGAAGAATCTAATTCCCATCCCTCAAAATTTTGA
- the LOC139189315 gene encoding putative disease resistance RPP13-like protein 1 isoform X1, with translation MALTVVGGAALSGFFQQVFVKLDSQEVRNFIRGKKLTDGLLKKLRIKLMSVNAVYDDAEQKQLRNPHVRLWLHELKEAVLDAEDLLDEIKTEALRRKIEAEFGSSTSKVKDLISASFHAFDESVDSKIEEILERLSFIVEQKDALDLKRGRRHKISQTLLSTSLVEGSDVYGRDREKETIIQLLLSNDVTCSKIGIIPIVGMGGIGKTTLAQLLYNDDRVQQHFELQAWVCVSDEFDVVKITQTIYASVTSRTCDTTDLNQLQVKLKDALAGKKFLFVLDDVWNENYNIWESLRRPFESGAHGSKIIVTARNGGVASTMGTLQTHYLKHLLEEDCWSLFAKHAFKDASVIVDPNLEVIGRQIVSKCKGLPLAAKSLGGLLRSESNVEEWENVLKSDIWELSDAKIDILPALWLSYQYLSPELKRCFAYCSTFPKDYLFDKSKLILLWMAEDLIQPQKKTRLEDVGKKYFDDLISRSFFQYSSSNDCFIMHDLMHDLATYVSGEFCIRLEDHNFSLDVVSKGRHFSYMQYSSNVDYERFDNIYEAKYLRTFILGNHFPSPKVRLDLLLVLHCLRVLKLRGHDITELPDSISNLKHLRYLDLWFTPIQKLPDTVCSLYNLQTLLLSNCIYLAELPTDLRRLINLRHLDFRGTKLKMMPPHMGKLKDLQTFEGEFVLSKDAGGNIDELKGFQHLSGNLHVSGLQNIKRAEDALEAKLRDKKLSDIRLKWEGDTIDSENDSRVLGNLQPNTNLKVLVIEGYGGTKFPGWLGDESFSNLVTIRLETCGYCFSLPALGQLPSLKRLEIYGLNGVESVGSEFYGGIKPAFKSLEFLNFCSMPEWQEWCFPGGEEEEGGHFPNLCELSLENCPKLTGKIPLYYFPRLERVRLEEVNIESLACSQECNKFNIELPSLRELEISECPNLVCFVGGGVLLAPNLEEITICHFKNLWSVPEGMQISLPSLPSLSIVGCKEFKSFPEESNSHPSKF, from the coding sequence ATGGCGTTGACGGTGGTAGGTGGAGCCGCTCTCTCGGGTTTCTTCCAGCAAGTATTTGTGAAGTTGGATTCTCAGGAGGTCAGGAACTTCATCAGAGGAAAGAAACTGACTGATGGGTTGCTTAAGAAGTTGAGGATCAAGTTGATGTCTGTCAATGCTGTTTATGATGATGCCGAGCAAAAGCAATTACGTAACCCACATGTGAGGCTGTGGCTGCACGAGCTTAAAGAGGCCGTCCTTGATGCTGAGGACCTACTGGACGAGATCAAGACAGAAGCGTTGAGGCGGAAAATTGAAGCTGAATTTGGAAGTAGCACAAGCAAGGTAAAAGACCTCATCTCTGCTTCTTTCCATGCTTTTGATGAGTCTGTAGACAGCAAGATAGAGGAAATTCTTGAGAGGCTAAGCTTCATTGTAGAACAAAAAGATGCCCTTGATTTGAAAAGAGGTAGGAGACACAAAATCTCACAAACATTGCTTTCAACTTCTTTAGTAGAAGGCTCTGATGTGTATGGAAGAGATCGTGAGAAGGAAACCATCATTCAACTATTGTTATCAAATGATGTCACTTGTAGTAAGATTGGCATTATTCCCATTGTGGGCATGGGTGGGATCGGAAAGACCACCCTTGCTCAGCTCTTATACAATGATGATAGAGTGCAGCAGCATTTTGAGCTCCAGGCATGGGTTTGTGTTTCTGATGAATTTGACGTTGTTAAGATCACACAAACAATTTATGCATCAGTCACTTCACGAACCTGTGATACCACAGACCTAAACCAACTTCAAGTCAAACTCAAAGATGCTTTGGCGGGGAAGaagtttctttttgttcttgatGACGTTTGGAACGAGAATTACAATATTTGGGAATCCTTAAGGCGCCCCTTTGAGTCTGGAGCTCATGGAAGTAAGATCATTGTCACCGCAAGGAATGGTGGTGTTGCATCTACGATGGGTACTCTTCAAACTCACTATTTAAAGCACTTACTTGAGGAAGACTGTTGGTCTTTATTTGCAAAACATGCCTTCAAAGATGCAAGTGTTATTGTAGATCCAAATCTGGAGGTAATTGGAAGACAAATTGTGAGCAAGTGTAAAGGCCTTCCTTTAGCAGCAAAATCGCTCGGTGGTCTCTTACGCTCTGAATCAAATGTGGAGGAATGGGAAAATGTGCTCAAAAGTGACATATGGGAGTTGTCAGATGCAAAGATTGACATTTTGCCGGCTCTATGGCTAAGCTACCAGTACTTGTCTCCAGAGCTGAAGCGTTGTTTTGCTTATTGTTCGACATTTCCCAAAGATTATTTATTTGACAAGTCTAAATTAATTTTGTTGTGGATGGCCGAAGATCTTATACAACCCCAAAAGAAGACTAGGTTGGAAGATGTTGGAAAGAAATACTTTGATGATCTAATCTCACGGTCATTTTTTCAATACTCGTCTTCAAATGATTGTTTCATCATGCATGATCTGATGCATGATTTGGCGACTTACGTATCTGGAGAATTTTGCATTAGATTGGAAGACCACAACTTCTCATTGGACGTTGTGAGCAAGGGTCGTCATTTTTCTTATATGCAATATTCATCTAATGTTGATTATGAGAGATTTGACAATATTTATGAAGCTAAGTATCTGCGCACCTTCATTCTTGGCAATCACTTTCCATCGCCAAAAGTACGACTTGATCTCCTTTTAGTGCTACATTGTTTAAGAGTTCTCAAACTACGTGGGCATGATATCACGGAGTTGCCTGATTCGATTAGCAACTTGAAGCATCTACGGTACCTTGACTTGTGGTTCACTCCAATCCAGAAATTACCTGACACCGTATGCAGTTTGTATAATTTACAAACGttgttgttgtcaaattgtataTATCTAGCTGAGTTGCCCACTGATTTGAGAAGACTTATCAACTTGCGCCATCTTGATTTCAGaggtacaaaattaaaaatgatgcCCCCCCACATGGGCAAGTTGAAAGATCTCCAAACATTTGAAGGTGAGTTTGTCTTGAGCAAAGATGCCGGGGGAAACATTGATGAGTTAAAGGGGTTTCAGCATTTGAGTGGAAATCTTCATGTGTCAGGGCTTCAAAATATCAAACGTGCTGAGGATGCTTTGGAGGCCAAACTGAGGGACAAGAAGCTTAGTGACATACGTTTGAAATGGGAAGGTGACACTATCGATTCTGAAAACGATAGCCGAGTGCTGGGCAACCTGCAACCCAATACAAACCTAAAAGTACTGGTTATAGAAGGATACGGAGGTACAAAGTTTCCAGGTTGGTTAGGAGATGAGTCTTTCTCTAACCTCGTCACTATCCGACTTGAGACTTGTGGATATTGTTTCTCCTTGCCAGCATTGGGGCAGTTACCCTCCCTCAAAAGGCTTGAAATTTATGGGTTAAATGGAGTGGAATCAGTGGGGTCTGAGTTTTATGGGGGAATTAAACCTGCATTTAAATCTCTAGAGTTTCTGAATTTCTGCAGTATGCCGGAATGGCAAGAGTGGTGTTTCCCTGgaggtgaagaagaagaaggcggacaTTTTCCTAATCTTTGTGAGCTTAGTCTGGAGAACTGTCCCAAACTAACGGGGAAAATACCGTTATACTACTTCCCAAGACTTGAGCGCGTACGTTTGGAGGAAGTTAATATCGAATCCCTTGCTTGTTCGCAAGAATGCAATAAATTCAATATTGAACTCCCATCCCTCCGTGAGTTGGAAATATCAGAATGCCCGAATCTGGTATGTTTTGTGGGTGGTGGAGTGCTGCTTGCGCCCAACTTGGAGGAGATAACTATTTGCCATTTTAAGAACTTGTGGTCAGTGCCCGAAGGTATGCAAATCTCGCTCCCATCTCTTCCGTCTCTGTCCATAGTAGGGTGTAAAGAATTTAAATCATTTCCGGAAGAATCTAATTCCCATCCCTCAAAATTTTGA